In the genome of Candidatus Methylomirabilota bacterium, one region contains:
- a CDS encoding acyl-CoA carboxylase subunit beta: MGMRELVEELRQRRARIAELGGAAAVARQHEGGKLTARERLAFLFDPDTFVEIGAHATHHAELASMAGRETPADGVVTGFGRIDGRPACTIAYDFTVMAGSMGRTGEVKCARVREMALTQRVPLVWLIDSAGARIQEAAGGGWFASSGYLFREEVVLSGVVPLVAAMMGPGAAGTAYIPGLADFVPMVKGTSHMALGGPPLVKAVVGEDVDPEELGGSRVHTEISGVADLEVVDDEACLRAVKDYLAYFPSSNLEAPPHRPTPDPVDRRDEGLLDVVPESPRRAYDMHRVIERIVDEGRFFELKPAWARNLIVGLARMGGHSVGIVANQPLHLGGVLDVDAADKAARFVMLCDAFGISLVFLQDVPGFMVGSKVEREGIIRHGAKMLYAVAEATVPKVTVIVRKAYGAGYYVMCGRAYEPDLIVAWPTAEISVMGPDGAVNIISRKQVAAAAEPEAERRRLVEEFRRVINPYVAAGHAHIDDVIDPRETRPVVIRALEATRGKRVERPWKKHGVMPV, from the coding sequence ATGGGGATGCGGGAGCTGGTCGAGGAACTGCGGCAGCGCCGGGCACGCATCGCCGAGCTCGGCGGCGCGGCGGCGGTGGCGCGCCAGCACGAGGGCGGCAAGCTGACGGCCCGGGAGCGGCTCGCCTTCCTGTTCGACCCCGACACCTTCGTCGAGATCGGTGCCCACGCGACCCACCACGCCGAGCTCGCCTCGATGGCTGGCCGGGAGACCCCCGCCGACGGCGTCGTCACCGGCTTCGGCCGAATCGATGGACGCCCGGCCTGCACCATCGCGTACGACTTCACGGTGATGGCGGGGTCGATGGGACGGACGGGCGAGGTGAAGTGCGCCCGGGTGCGGGAGATGGCCCTTACCCAGCGGGTGCCGCTGGTATGGCTCATCGATTCAGCCGGCGCGCGGATTCAGGAGGCGGCCGGCGGGGGCTGGTTCGCGTCGTCGGGGTACCTGTTCCGGGAGGAAGTCGTCCTGTCCGGCGTGGTGCCGCTGGTGGCGGCCATGATGGGCCCCGGGGCCGCCGGCACGGCGTACATTCCCGGCCTCGCCGACTTCGTGCCGATGGTGAAGGGGACCAGCCACATGGCGCTCGGCGGTCCCCCGCTGGTAAAGGCCGTGGTCGGCGAGGACGTGGATCCGGAGGAACTCGGGGGCTCGCGCGTACATACGGAGATCTCGGGGGTCGCCGACCTCGAGGTCGTGGACGACGAGGCCTGCCTCCGGGCCGTCAAGGATTACCTCGCCTACTTCCCATCCTCGAACCTGGAGGCGCCGCCGCACCGGCCGACGCCGGACCCCGTCGATCGCCGGGACGAGGGCTTGCTCGACGTGGTGCCCGAGAGCCCGCGCCGGGCCTACGACATGCACCGGGTCATCGAGCGAATCGTGGATGAGGGTCGCTTCTTCGAGCTGAAGCCGGCCTGGGCCCGGAACCTCATCGTGGGTCTGGCCCGAATGGGCGGACACAGCGTGGGCATCGTGGCCAACCAGCCGCTCCACCTGGGTGGCGTCCTGGACGTCGACGCGGCCGATAAGGCCGCGCGGTTCGTCATGCTCTGCGACGCCTTCGGGATCTCCCTCGTCTTCCTCCAGGACGTGCCGGGCTTCATGGTGGGGTCCAAGGTCGAGCGGGAGGGCATCATCCGCCATGGAGCCAAGATGCTCTACGCCGTGGCGGAAGCGACGGTGCCCAAGGTCACCGTGATCGTGCGGAAGGCCTACGGAGCCGGCTACTACGTGATGTGCGGCCGGGCCTACGAGCCGGATCTGATCGTGGCCTGGCCGACCGCCGAGATCTCGGTGATGGGACCCGACGGCGCGGTCAACATCATCTCTCGGAAGCAGGTCGCCGCGGCCGCCGAGCCGGAGGCCGAGCGCCGGCGGCTGGTCGAGGAGTTTCGGCGGGTGATCAACCCCTACGTCGCGGCGGGCCACGCCCACATCGACGACGTCATCGATCCGCGGGAGACGAGGCCGGTCGTGATCCGCGCGCTCGAGGCCACGCGAGGCAAGCGCGTCGAGCGCCCGTGGAAGAAGCACGGGGTCATGCCAGTCTAG